The Cryptosporangium phraense region CAGCCGCTCATATCGTCCAGCCTCCTGAAGTCTTCGGGGCCGTTCCCCGTGTGCCTTCAGCTTGCGGGGAATCCCCGCCCCGCTCGATCAGACGCACGACGGCCGAAGCGTTCGCTTCGCAACACATGGCACTTCGCACGCGGCCCTCGTGTATGACGGCCCAGCCTGCGTCGGCTGGGCCCACTACGGAACCCCGCCGGGCTCCCCCGCATCACACGGAAACCGCCTTCGAGAGGGCTCCCGCCGCGGCCGACTGGCGCATCACCTGCTTCGTCGTCGCCAATGCCCACCGCCGGCGCGGTCTCGCTTCCGCCGCACTAAGGCCTGACTCGTAACCACGGGTGGTGGTCGTTGGGTGCTGCGTGGTGTTGTCGGCGTCGCGGACCGAATTGATTCCGGTCTTCACCGGCCTGTCTGAACGGCAGTTCCGGCGTCTGGTCACGACGGTCGCGCGGCGCCGCACGAATCTGACGATGCGCCGAGTCGCGCCAGCCTGTTCGGGATCAAACAGGCCGCCGTGCACCGCATCGTCGACCGCCTCGCGCCGTTCCTCACCCTGGCCCCAGTCGTGCGCCGGTACTCACCCGAGACGGTCCTCATCATCGACGGCCCTGATCCCGGTCCGCGACCAGGCCCTCACCGCACGGTCGAAGAACTACCGGAACTGGGTCAACGTGCAGGTCGTCATCGACGCCGACACTCAACTGCTGATTGCTGTCGGTGACCCGAAACCGGGCAAACGCAACGACTGCACCGTCTACGAAGACTCCGACGCCGCCTGGACGACCCGCGGCGCGACCGTCATCGCCGACGGCGCCTACCGCGGACCCCGCGCCACCGGCGCAGCCCACGCCGCCCGCGGAATCGCATACATGCACAACCTCACCGCGACAGTCTGAGCACCGAACCGGGGGCAGGCCTTAGCAGGTGCGTTGCACCAAATAGCGACTAACGGAGCACGGCGAGTCGTTCCCCAAGGCCATCGACGGCCGGAGGGCCTCCGGAGCTTCCTGCACAACAAGACCGTCGCGCGCTCTTCGAGCGCCTCGGATCCACCCACATCCGACCGGCTGATTGAACTTTGAACCTTTTTCCTCGTCGTGCCACATATGACGACGTTGAGCAAGCAGGTGAAGATCTTCCGGCCCGGCGACCCCAATTACGAGCAAGCCCGCGGGGCCCAGCGGAGACCCGCGGCGATCGCGTTCCCGCGGTCGCCGGCTGAAGCTGCCGCCGTCATCCGACGAGCCAGAGCCGAAGGGTGGAGGGTCACCTCGGAGCTGCCGGAAGGGGACCTCAGCGACACCGTCCTCGTGCAGACCGACTACCTGAGCGCATTCGACTTCAATCGGCGGGTGGCCCGGCTCGGCGCGGGGGCGACCTGGGGGCCGCTGGTCGACGCGCTCGGGGAGCGAGGGCTCGCGGTGCTGCACGGCGCGGCGCGCAGCCGGGTGGTCGGGCACGCGTTGAGGGGTGGGCTCGGGTGGTACGGGCGGGCGCTCGGGTTGGCGAGCTCGACCGTGGCGGCGGTGGAGTTGGTGACCGCGGACGGGGAACTGGTCCGCACGGACGAGGACCACGAGGTGGCGCTGTTCTGGGCGTTGCGTGGTGGGGGCGGGGACAACTTCGGCCTGGTCACGGCGGTGGAGCTGCGGCTGGAGTGGATCCGGACGGTCTACGCGGGAATGCTCGCGTGGGACCTGCGGGACGCGGAGCGGGTGCTGCCTCGGTGGGCCGACTGGGCGTCCGCCGCGCCGGACGCGGTGACCACGGTCTATCGCCAGATCCGGCGGCGAGACCTGGTGGTGGTCGATGGGGCGGTCCTGGCTGAGGACCGGGAGGCCGAGGCGATGCTGGCCGGGCTGCGGGCGCTGCGACCGAAGGTCGATACGTTCGGCCGCGTCGCGGCCGGCTCGCTGGGTGATTGGCCTGCGTCGACCTCGGACCGGTGTGCGCTCCGGTCCGACGTTCCTCTGGACGGCTCCGCCGTCGAGGTGTGGCAACTGGGCGGGGCGCTCGGACGGTCTGCGGTGGGGGCCGGGGCGTTGGACCGCCTGGACGGGCGGTTCCTGGTGTCGGGGGACGTCGGCGGGCGGACGTACCTGCCGTTCGTGCGGGAGCGGGTCGACCCGGCCAGCGGGTTCGCGGCGGAGGTGTGGCCGTTGCTGCAGCAGATCCGGCGGCGGGTCGACCCGGACGGGGTCTTCCGCGCCGTGCACGAGATTCCCGTCTAGGCCCGACGCCGACCGGTGACCGTGCTGCGAGGGAGGCGGCCGGCTCGGGAGTGGCCGGTCATCGTGTCGCCGGCGACCCGGACGTCGAACTGCAGGTTGAGGCGGATCGGCTTGGTGATCGCCTGCCGCCAGGCGACGGCGTCGCCGTCATACCGCCACCGGTTCGCGGCCGACGTTGCGCCAGACGGTGCCCCGCCGTTCGTACTCGAAGAGCTTCTCGACGGCGTGAGCCAGGCGCGGACCGTACTCGCGCTCGAGGATATGGAGTCCCAGGTCGAGCCCGGTCGTGACCCCACCGGCGCTGATCAGGTCGCCGTCGTCGACTACCCGGGCCGGGACCGGGTGCACGCCGGTGGCTTCCAGGACGTCCATGCCCAGGACGTGGGTGACCGCGTGGCGGCCCTCGATCAGGCCGGCCATGGCGAGCGCCAGCGAGCCGCCGCACTGGGTCGCGATCGTGACGTCCGGATGGGCGAGGGCCTCGCGGAGCAGGGGCGCGGCCTTCGTCTGGCCGAAGTGGGCGAGGAGGACGGGGAGCGCGTCGATGGTCGGGCCGCTGACGCCGGGGACCACGACGTAGCCGGGGCGGGTCGGGTCGAGGACGGCGGTCGCGGTGAGGGCCAGGCTCCGGGTTCCGCTGACGATCGGGCCTGGGCCGTCGGCGGAGACGAGTTCGACGGTGAGGTCGTGGCCGCCGAGGAGGTCGGCGCCGGCCGCGAGGACCTCGAACGGGGCGATGACGTCCAGCGGGTCGAAGTTGTCGTAGAGAACGAATTGGGCGTGCATGTGGTCATCGTGCTGGGGGTTCGGGGGTTGGCCCAGTGGCGGGATCGACATGTTGCGCCGGGTTCTCGCCAGCAGAGGCTAGGGAGGTGCCGAGAAGGTCGGCGCGACGCTCATGGACATCGCGCCGGGGTTGCCGGCGACCGACAACTTCCAGCACTGGCCGCCGTGGCGGACGCTCGTCGTCGAGACCGCTCGGCGGGTGCTGGAGTACACCGGCGGGACGCTGCGCTACCTCGAGGCCTACGCCGAGGCCGGGCTGGCCTGGTTGCACGAGGACGGCGAGGTCGTCGACACGACGTTCCGGTCGCCGGGGGAGGTGGCTCGGAAGATCGGCGGCTCTCACCCGGCGAACGCGCTGACCGCCGGAATCACGTAACCAGGGACGGGAACCGGGCGCGGGGAGGGCGCGTCGAAGGGCCATGGGTCGGTTCGTGGTCGGGGTGCTGGTGTTCGTGTTGGCGGGGTGTGCGGGCGCACCGTCCGAGGCAGCTCCGAAGACCTCGGTGGCCCCCACGACCGCGCCGAATCCGACGCTGGTGGGGCACCGGTGGTGGGTCGTCGGGACGAGGACGGGGGGTGTACGGGCCTGGGTGCGGTTCCACGACCGCTCGGTGGTGGCATCCGCCGGGTGCAACACGCTCGTCGCCGACGTGCGGTACGAAGCCTCCGCGCTGCGGTTCAGCAACGTCAGGATCCCCGCGCCGATCCCGTGTCCGTCGGACTCCAGCGCGGCCCTGCAGTCGATCGCCAAGGCCTTCGACGGCCGGACCGTCTACACGCTCTCCTGGCCGACGCTACGAATTGACCACTCACTAGTACTGACCGGACGCTAGGCCGGCTCGACCCGGAGCGTCGCTTCCCGGGTGCGCGGATGCGTGGCCGGCCCGCCGGCATTCCCGTACTTGGCCCGATAAGCCTCGTCGATCGCGTCGAGAGGTCCGTCGTACAGCCCGAACGTCACGTCGCGCTCCAGCGTCCCGGTGCGGATCCGCCCGCGGGGCTGGGCCACCGCGAGCCGGAACCAGGCGGACTCCCGTCCGCGGTAGGCCCGAACGTAGAGCCGCCCGTCGACGACGACCATGCCCACCTCGGCGCGGGCGCCCCCCAAGTATCCAGAGCCGGCGATGACGTGCAGCATCGGCGCAACGGCGAGGATGGCGGCTTCCACAGGCGTCCACGTCACGGCCCCCACCTTGCCCGTAATACGCTTCCGGCACGTGGCCTTCGACTACACGACGATCCCGACCAAGCGCTCCGCCGCCGGGATCCTCTTCACCCGCGACACCACGCGCGACCACGGCGAACTCCTCCTCGTCGAACCGACCTACAAGCCCGACTGGGAGATCCCCGGCGGCGCCGTCGAACGCGACGAATCCCCCCGAGCCGCCGCCCGCCGCGAGACCCACGAGGAGCTCGGCCTGACCGTCGAGCCCGGCCGCCTCCTCGTCGTCGACTGGTCCCCGGCCCGAGGCGCCCGCACCGAAGGCTTCATGTTCATCTTCGACGGCCCCGACCTGGACCCCGACCAGATCCGCCTCCAACCCGAAGAACTCCGCAGCCTCGCCTGGTGCACCCCGGACGAATCAGACACCCGCACCGCGCCCCCACTCGCCCGCCGAATCCGCTCCGCCCTCGTCGCCCGGAAGACCGGAGAAACCCTCTACCTCGAAGACGGCAACCCCACCCTCGGATAGTTGCTGTCACCACGGACAGCCAGCGACAATCACGCCATGATCGGGCGCGAGAACGAACTCCGCGCTGTCGATCGCCTGATCCAGCAGCTCCCCGACAGCGGCGGCGCGCTCGTCGTCCGCGGAGACGCCGGCCTCGGCAAATCCACGCTCCTCGCCGAAGCGACCAGCCTGGCCGCGTCCTCCGACGTCAGAATCCTGCGCGCCACCGGCGTGGAGTCGGCCACCCAGGTGGCGTTCGCCGGCCTGGAGCAGCTGCTCCGCCCGATCCGGGACCGGATCGGCGCGCTGGCGCCGCCGCAGCGCGCCGCGCTGCACTCGGCGTTCGGTCAGACCGACGCCCCGGTCCCGGACCTGTTCCTGATCGCGCTCGCGACGCTGAACCTGATCGCGGACGCCGCCGCCGACGTCCCGATCCTGATCGTGGTCGAGGACGGGCAGTGGCTCGATCGCGCGACCGCGGACGTGATCGCGTTCATCGCCCGGCGCCTCGACTTCGAGCCGATCGCGCTGATCGGCGCGGCCCGCACCGACTACCCCGAGGCCCTCGCCGCGGTCCCGGCCCTGGAGCTGGCCCCGCTGACCGAACCGGCCGCCGCCACGCTGCTCGACTCCCGCTTCCCCGACCTCCCGCCCGCGGTCCGCCGCCGGGTCCTCGACGAAGCCGCGGGCAACCCGTTGGCGCTGGTCGAGCTCCCGGCCGGGCTCGTCGACGCCGGAACGACGTTCCTTCCGCTGTCCGAGCGCCTCGAACGCGCCTTCGGCGCCCGGACCGTCGGCCTGCCCGACCCGACGCTCCTCCTCCTGCTCATCGCCGCCGTCGACGACGGGGACTCGCTGTCGGAGATCCTCGCCGCCGGTGGCGACCGAACCGTCGACGACCTCGCACCCGCCGTCGCGGCCGGCCTCGTCGAACTCCCGGGCGGACGCTTACGCTTCCGGCATCCGCTCGTCCGGTCGGCGATCGTCCAGCAGGCGACGACGGGCCAGCGCCACCGCGCCCACGCCGCACTGGCCGAGACCCTGGCCACCCAGACCGACCGCCGGGCCTGGCACCGCGGCGAGTCGGTCGTCGGCCCCGACGACGACATCGCCGCCGAACTGGACGCGGCCGGCACCCGGGCTCTGCGCCGGGGCGGGGTCGAGACCGCGGTCGCCACGTTCGAACGGGCCGCCCAGCTCAGCGCCGACCCGTCGCTACGGGCCGATCGCCTGCTCAAGGCGGCCGACCTGGCGACCGAGCTCGGCCAGCGCGAGGCCTGCGTCCGGCTCCTGGACCAGGCCGAAGCGCTCGACCTGAACCGGTCCCAACGGACCCTCGCCGCCTGGGCCCGGGACGCGTTCGACGACGGGATCCACGACCTGGTGGCGAACGTCCGCCGCCAGGCGGACCTGGCCGAGCGCATCGCCGCGGACGGCGATACCGACCTGGCGCTCAAGCTCCTCTACCGCGCGGCGATCCGCTGTTTCTTCGTCGAGCCGGGCGACGACGCGCGCGCCCGGATCGCGGACGCGGCCCTGACGATCACGACCGACCCGATCGACCGGCGGCTGCTGGCGATCCTCGGGCACGCGTCCCCGATCGAGCACGGCCGGTTGGTCCAGGAGCGGCTGCCACAGGCGATCGAGCAGGTCGGCGGCGACCCGGTCGCGGCCCGCCTGGTCGGGGTGACGGCCAGTGCGGTCGGCGCGTTCGACGTCGGGCTCGCGCTGATGACGACCGCGGTCGCCGGGCTTCGCGCACAGGGCCGGTTGGCCCTGCTGGCCCGGGCGACGAGCGTCCACTGCTGGTGCGCGCTGCAGCTGATGGACCTGGGAGCGGCGATCACCAGCGCGCAGGAGGCCGTGCGGCTGGCCCGCGAGACGTCGCAGCCGAGCATCGCGCTGCTGGCCCGCTCGCTGGAGTCGCAGATCGCGGCGCTGCGCGGTGACGACGACACCGCCGAGCAGATCGCGGCCGAGGTGGAGCGGGAGGCGGTGCCGGGTGGGGTACGGCCGGCGCTGTCGATGACCCAGATCGCCCGCGGCCTGTCCGCGCTCGGCGTCGGCCGCTACTCGGACGCGTTCGAGCACCTGCGGCGCGTCTTCGACCCCGCTGATCCGGCGTACCACCTCGTCAACAAGTTCTCGTACCTGGGCGACGTCGTCGAAGCGGGTCTGCGCAGCGGGTACCGCGACGAGGCGCAGCGGTTGCTGACCGAGATGGAGGCGATCGGCCTCCGGACCCCGTCGCCCACGCTGCACATCAACCTCCGCTTCGCCCGCGCGCTGATGGCCGCGGAATCCGAGGCCGAGGAGCTTTTCGGCACGGCGCTGCGCGCCGATCTGGCCCGGTGGCCGTTCGCCCGCGCCCGGGTGCAGCTCGCCTACGGCGAGTGGCTCCGGCGCCACCGACGTCCGGCCGACGCCCGTCCGCACCTCCGCGCCGCGCGCGAGACGTTCGACGCGCTGGGAGTGATCGGCTGGGGTGACCGGGCGCGGTCGGAGCTCCGGGCCTCGGGCGAGGCCAGCCGCGGGCGGGTCGCGCAGGCCAGCGAGCTGCTGACCCCGCAGGAGCTGCAGATCGCCCAGATGGCGGCCGACGGGCTCACCAACCGCGAGATCGGGCAGAAGCTCTACCTCTCGCACCGCACGATCAGCACGCACCTCCACCGGATCTACCCGAAGCTGGGCGTGACCTCGCGCGGGGCGCTGCGAGCCGCGCTGCCCGGCACCGTCACATGACGTACGCGACGATCCGCGGGCCGTCCCTAATGTTCGAGCCATGCTGCACGGACGAGCGGAGGAACGTCAGCTGCTGGCCGCGTTCGTCGAGCGGATCCGGGACGGCTCCAGCACCGCGCTCGTCCTCGTCGGCGAGGCCGGCGTCGGCAAGACCCGGCTGCTCGACAGCGTGGCCGACGCCGACGGCGTCCGGATCGCCCGCACCTGCGGCGCGGAGTCGGAGACCCACCTCGGCTACGCCGGTCTGCACCGGCTGCTGCGGCCGCACCTGGACCGCCTCGACCGGCTCCCGGCGCCCCAGCGCTCCGCGCTGTCGACCGCGTTCGGCCTGGTCACCGGCTCGCCACCGGACCTCTTCCTGGTCGGCCTGGCCGCGCTGACCCTGCTGGCCGACGTCGCGGCCGACGCACCCCTCATCTGCCTGGTCGACGACGCTCAGTGGCTGGACCCCGAGTCCCTGGCCGCGCTGGCCTTCGTGGGCCGACGTCTCAACGCCGACGGGATCGGGCTGCTCGTCGGCGCCCGGGAGGATCTCGCGGCGCTCCGCGGGCTCGAGACCCACACGATGGCGGGCCTATCCCTGGACGCCGCTCGGGAACTGGTCGCCTCGGCGGTTCGCGGCCGGCTCGACCCGGAGGTAGCGGATCGGATCGTGGCCGAGACCGGGGGCAATCCGCTCGCGCTGATCGAGGTGACCGCCGCGCTCTCGGCCGAGCAGCTCGCGGGCGGAGCCGGGCTGCCCGACCACCTCCCGATCGGACGACGGCTGGAAGCGCACTTCGTCGGCCGGGTCCTCGGGCTGCCGGCGGACACCCGGCTGCTGCTGCTCCTGGTCGCGGCCGCCCCGATCGACGACCAGGCGCTGCTCTGGCGGGCCGCGTCCGGGCTCGGGTTGCCGCCGACGGCGCTCGACGCGGCGGACTCGGCCGGGATCGTGACGCCCGGGCACGCGGCCGGCGCGGTGACGCCGGGGCACTCGATCCGGCACCCGCTGATCCGCTCGGCCGTGTACGGGGCCGCGCCGCCGGCCGATCGGCGCGCGGTGCACGCGGCCCTCGGCGCGGCCATCGACCCGGTGCGCGATCCGGATCGGCGGGCCTGGCACCTGGCCGAGTCGGTCGTCGGACTGGACGACACGATCGCCGACGAGCTCGAGCAGGCGTCCGAGACCGCGCGCGGCCGCGGCGGTTACGCGGCCCAGGCCGTATTCCTGTCCCGGTCGGCCGAGCTGACCTCGGACGTCGAGCGCCGGTCGTCGCGGTTCCTGGCCGCGATCCGGCCGTACCTGATCGTGGCCGACATCGCGGCGGCCTCGCACCGCCTGGATCAGGCCGCGCCGGGGCTCACCCAGCCGGCCCTGGCCGTGTCGGCGCAGCGCGCCCGGGCTGCGATCGAGTGGTACTCGACCAGCGTCCCGTCGCACGTACCGGCGACCCTGCTCGACGCGCTGGCGTCGTTCGGACCGCTGGACGACGAGACGACCAGGGCCATGCTCTGGGAAGCGATGACCGCCGGGCTCCTCTCCGGGAAGTACACCGCGGGCGTCACGGTGCTCGACATCGCCCGGGCCGCGAAGAACGCTCCGCCGGCCCGCCCGGTCGCCCGGGCAATGGCCGATCTGCTCATGGACGCCTACGCGGTCCGCATCGCCGACGGGTACGCGTCGGCGGTGCCGCTGCTGCGCGCCGCGATCGCGACGATGAGCAGCACGGACCTGGCCGACAGCGCCGATCCGCTCGCGTCGGTCGGTACCTGGGCCGCTCAGGACCTGTGGGACGAGCAGGGTCTCGGCGTCGTCCTCGCCCGGATGGACGCGCTCGACCGCAGGCAAGGTGCGCTCCTTTCGCTCTACGCCGTGCTCACGACGATGGCGGCCTGGAAGACGCTGACCGGGCGGCTCAGCGAGGCGGAGGCCGACCACGACGAAGCCGTCGAGATCGGGCGGGCGACCGGGATGCCGCCCACGCTCGACGTAGCCCGGGTCGAGTTGCTGGCCTGGCAGGGCCACGAAGAGGCGACGCGGGCCGCGGTCGAGTCGAACGTGCAGGTGTGGGGCGGCCAGTTCGGGTACGGCTCGCGGGAGACCCACGCGCTCTACGCGCTGGTGATCCTCGAGCTAAGCCTCGGCCGGTACCCCGAAGCGCTGGTCGCCGCGAAGCGCCTGTTCGCCGAGGACGTCATCGGCGAGGGCAACCGGGTGCTGGCCGACGCCGTCGAGGCCGCGGTGCGGGCCGACGACCGTCCGTTCGCGGAGCGGGTGCTCGGGCGGCTGGCCGAGCGGGCGTCGGCCAGCGGCACGCCCTGGGCCCTCGGCTCGCTGGCCCGCGCCCGCGCGCTGCTGTCGGACGACGCCGAGGGGGCCTTCAAGGAGGCCGTCGACCAGCTGAGCCGCACGTCGGTGCGGACCGATCTAGCCCGTACCCATTTGCTCTACGGTGAATGGCTGCGCAGGCACGGTCGCCGCACCGATGCCCGCGACCAGCTGCGCACCGCGCACGGGATGTTCGCCGATATGGGAGCGACCGCGTTCGCCGGCCGGGCCGAGCTCGAACTGCGCGCCACCGGCGAATCCCTGCGCCGACGCAGCGCTCGGCCGGACGTCGGACTGACCCCGCAGGAGTTGCAGGTGGCGCGCCTCGCCATCGACGGGGCGACCAACGCGGAGATCGCGACGCGGCTGTTCGTGACCGCCTCGACCGTCGAGTACCACCTGAACAAGGTCTTCCGGAAGCTCGGGATCACGTCCCGGCGGCAGCTGGCTGGGGTGCTCCGCTGAGACCCTGGGGTCTTTCCTGGACGCGAGCCGGGGTCGCCCGCTGGTGGGGTGAGCTCATGACCCAAGTTCTCTTCATCCACGGGCTCTGGCTGCACGCCGACTCGTGGTCCACCTGGATCGATTTCTTCAGATCGGCCGGCTACGACGCCTCGGCCCCGGGCTGGCCCGGCGACCCGGACACGGTCGACGAGGCCCGGGCGAACCCGGAGAGCATCGCCGACCACGGCATCGACGACGTCGTCGACCACTACGCGAAGCTGATCGCCGAGCTGCCGGCCAAGCCGATCCTGATCGGGCACTCGTTCGGCGGGATGATCGCGCAGAAGCTGCTCGGCCAGGACCTGGCCGTCGCCGCGGTCGCGATCGACGCGGCCCAGATCAAGGGCGTGCTGCCGCTGCCGCTGTCGGCGCTGCGGTCGACGCTGCCGGTGTTCAAGAACCCGGCGAACAAGCACCGGGCGGTGTCGCTGACCGCGGAGCAGTTCCGCTACGCGTTCGGCAACGCGGTTCCTCCTTCGGAATCCGACGAGTTGTACGAGAAGTGGGCCATTCCCGCCCCCGGTAAGCCGCTCTTCGAGGCGGCCACCGCGAACTTCGACCCGCACTCGCCGGCCGCGGTGAACGTCCGCAACGAGATGCGTGGCCCGTTGCTGCTGATCATGGGCGGCAAGGACCACACCGTCCCCGAGGCCGTCACCCGGGCGACGCTGAAGCAGTACCGGCATTCGGACGCGGTCACCGACATCCTCGAGTTCCCCGACCGCGCGCACTCGCTGACGATCGACTCCGGCTGGCGGGACGTGGCGACGGCGTCCCTCGACTGGCTGCGCAAGCAGGGGCTGTGAACCTCCACCTGTACGGCAAGACCGCGGTCGTGACCGGGGCGAGCAAGGGCATCGGGCTCGCCATCGCGCAGGCGCTCGTCGGCGAGGGCGCCAACGTCGTCACCGGCTCCCGGCAGGTCTCGTCCGAGCTCAAGGACCTGGCCGACGGCGCCGCGGTCCACCCCGTCGCGGTGGATCTGACGACGCCGGAGGGGCCGGCGGCCCTGGTCGACGCGGCCGTCACCACCTACGGCGCCCTCGACATCCTGGTCAACAACGTCGGCGGAGTCCGGCCGCGGCCGGACGGGTTCCTGTCGGTCACCGACGACGAGTGGGCCGCGTCGTTCACGATCAACTTCCTCTCCGCGGTCCGCACCACCCGGGCCGCGCTGCCGCACCTGCTCGAGCGGGGTGCGGGGTCGATCGTGACCGTCTGCTCGGTGAACGCGACGCTGCCGGACCCGCTGGTCATCGACTACAGCGCGGCCAAGGGCGCGCTGCTGAACTTCTCGAAGTCGCTGTCCAAAGAGGTCGGTGGACGCGGGATCCGGGTGAACACGATCAGCCCGGGACCGGTGAGCACCGATCTGTGGCTCGGAGCCGACGGAGTCGCGTCGGTGCTGAGCCAGGCGAACTCGCGCAGTCCTTCCGAGATCGCGGCTTCGGCCGCCGCCGGCTCGGTCACCGGGCGTTTCACCGCGCCCGCGGAAGTGGCCGCGCTGGTGCTGCTCCTGACCAGCGACCGCGCCGAGAACGTGACCGGCGCGGATTTCCTCATCGACGGTGGCCTGACCACCAGCCTGTAGAGAGGTTCGAATGACCGACCAGTTCTGGTTCCTCGGCGGCAAGGCCCGGATCCTGATCCCGGGCGAGGCCACGCACGGAGCGATCAGCGTCATGGAGTTCGCCGACACCGAGAAGCACGCCCCGCCGCTGCACATCCACGACAACGAGGACGAGATCTGGACCGTGCTCGACGGCGAGATCAGCTTCTTCGTCGGCGACGACCGGTACGACCTGGAGCCGGGCAACGTGGCGCTCGGCCCGCGCGGGGTGCCGCACGCGTACCTGGTGCGGTCTCCACTGGCCCGGATGGCTGTTTCGTTCGCCCCGGCCGGGCTGGAGAAGTGGTTCTCCGGGAACAGCTCGCCGGTGATCACCGGCGACGACGTTCCGGCTCCGTTCGACATCGGCTCGATCGTCGCGGCGGCCGAGGCGTATCAGCTGCGCGTGGCCGGCCCGCCGCCGGTTTCTTAGGCCTTCCGCGCGCGCTCCCGTCGTTCGGCCAGTTCCTGGACGGCCGACGGGAGCGTCGTCTCGAAGTCGATCAGCTTCACCCAGGTCGGCATCACCACGATCCGCACCATGCCGTCGTAGAGCGACCGGACCTCCTTCTCCCACTCCACCCGCTGCTCGGCGGTGATCGCGTAAGTGCCGTTCATCTGCAGGAACTCGTCCGGGATGTCGTCGGTCTCGTCGAGCGTCGCGTGGCCGCGGATCAGCAGGATCTTCGGCGGGTGCACCTCGGTGTCGATCGTCAGCGCGACCGCCGGGTTGGCTCGGAGGGACGCCAGTTTCGGTGCGTTCTTCGACGTGCACATGACGATCTCGGACCCGTTCCACGTGAAGCCGATCGGGACGT contains the following coding sequences:
- a CDS encoding alpha/beta hydrolase; protein product: MTQVLFIHGLWLHADSWSTWIDFFRSAGYDASAPGWPGDPDTVDEARANPESIADHGIDDVVDHYAKLIAELPAKPILIGHSFGGMIAQKLLGQDLAVAAVAIDAAQIKGVLPLPLSALRSTLPVFKNPANKHRAVSLTAEQFRYAFGNAVPPSESDELYEKWAIPAPGKPLFEAATANFDPHSPAAVNVRNEMRGPLLLIMGGKDHTVPEAVTRATLKQYRHSDAVTDILEFPDRAHSLTIDSGWRDVATASLDWLRKQGL
- a CDS encoding SDR family NAD(P)-dependent oxidoreductase encodes the protein MNLHLYGKTAVVTGASKGIGLAIAQALVGEGANVVTGSRQVSSELKDLADGAAVHPVAVDLTTPEGPAALVDAAVTTYGALDILVNNVGGVRPRPDGFLSVTDDEWAASFTINFLSAVRTTRAALPHLLERGAGSIVTVCSVNATLPDPLVIDYSAAKGALLNFSKSLSKEVGGRGIRVNTISPGPVSTDLWLGADGVASVLSQANSRSPSEIAASAAAGSVTGRFTAPAEVAALVLLLTSDRAENVTGADFLIDGGLTTSL
- a CDS encoding cupin domain-containing protein; translation: MTDQFWFLGGKARILIPGEATHGAISVMEFADTEKHAPPLHIHDNEDEIWTVLDGEISFFVGDDRYDLEPGNVALGPRGVPHAYLVRSPLARMAVSFAPAGLEKWFSGNSSPVITGDDVPAPFDIGSIVAAAEAYQLRVAGPPPVS
- a CDS encoding pyridoxamine 5'-phosphate oxidase family protein, whose amino-acid sequence is MTPNEITEILDRPYSQELLARDITRLAYVGRDGFPRNVPIGFTWNGSEIVMCTSKNAPKLASLRANPAVALTIDTEVHPPKILLIRGHATLDETDDIPDEFLQMNGTYAITAEQRVEWEKEVRSLYDGMVRIVVMPTWVKLIDFETTLPSAVQELAERRERARKA